One Arvicanthis niloticus isolate mArvNil1 chromosome 13, mArvNil1.pat.X, whole genome shotgun sequence genomic window carries:
- the Sun2 gene encoding SUN domain-containing protein 2 isoform X2 — MSRRSQRLTRYSQDDNDGGSSSSGASSVAGSQSTVFKDSPLRTLKRKSSNMKRLSPAPQLGPSSDSHTSYYSESVVRESYIGSPRAVSLARSALLDDHLHSEPYWSGDLRGRRRRGTGGSESSKANGLTTERKASEDFFGSSSGYSSEDDLAGYTDSDQHSSGSGLRSAASRAGSFVWTLVTFPGRLFGLLYWWVGTTWYRLTTAASLLDVFVLTRHFSPNLKSFLWFLLLLLLLTGLTYGAWYFYPVGLQTLQPAVASWWAAKESRRQPEVWESRDASPKFQAEQRILSRVHSLERRLEALASEFSSNWQKEAIRLERLELRQGAAGHGGSSSLSHEDTLSLLEGLVSRREAALKEDLRRDTVARIQEELATLRAEHHQDSEDLFKKIVQASQESEARVQQLKTEWQSMTQEAFQESSEKELGRLEAQLASLRQELAALTLKQNSVANEVGLLPQKIQAARADVESQFPDWISQFLLRDRGARSGLLQRDEMHAQLQELENKILANIAEMQGKSAREAAASLGQTLQKEGVVGVTEEQVHRIVKQALQRYSEDRIGMVDYALESGGASVISTRCSETYETKTALLSLFGIPLWYHSQSPRVILQPDVHPGNCWAFQGPQGFAVVRLSARIRPTAVTLEHVPKALSPNSTISSAPKDFAIFGFDEDLQQEGTLLGTFAYDQDGEPIQTFYFQASKMATYQVVELRILTNWGHPEYTCIYRFRVHGEPAH; from the exons ATGTCAAGACGAAGCCAGCGCCTCACACGCTACTCCCAGGATGACAACGacggtggcagcagcagcagtggagcgAGCTCCGTGGCAGGAAGCCAGAGCACCGTGTTTAAAGACAGTCCTCTCAG GACTTTGAAGAGGAAATCCAGCAACATGAAACGCCTGTCCCCAGCTCCACAGCTGGGCCCCTCCTCTGACTCCCACACCTCCTACTACAGCGAGTCTGTGGTTCGAGAGTCCTACATAGGCAGCCCCCGGGCTGTGTCCCTAGCCAGGAGCGCCCTACTGGATGACCATCTACACAGTGAACCCTACTGGA GTGGGGACCttcgggggaggaggaggagaggaactgGTGGATCTGAGAGCAGCAAAGCCAATGGGCTCACCACAGAGAGGAAGGCCTCAGAGGACTTTTTCGGCTCTTCCTCAGGCTATTCTTCAGAGGATGACCTTGCAG GCTACACAGACTCAGACCAGCACAGTTCAGGGTCAGGGTTAAGGAGTGCAGCATCTCGGGCCGGCTCCTTTGTCTGGACTCTGGTCACTTTTCCAG GACGCCTCTTTGGTCTTCTCTACTGGTGGGTTGGCACCACCTGGTACCGCCTGACAACTGCTGCCTCCCTCCTGGATGTCTTCGTCTTAACCAG GCACTTCTCGCCGAACCTGAAGAGTTTTCTGTGGTTCCTTCTGCTCTTGCTACTCCTGACGGGTCTGACCTACG GTGCTTGGTATTTTTACCCTGTAGGGCTGCAGACATTGCAACCCGCGGTGGCCTCCTGGTGGGCAGCAAAGGAGAGCAGGAGGCAGCCCGAGGTGTGGGAATCCAGAGATGCCTCCCCGAAATTCCAG GCTGAGCAGCGTATTCTCTCCCGGGTTCATTCTCTGGAGCGGCGCCTGGAAGCTCTTGCTTCTGAGTTTTCCTCCAACTGGCAGAAGGAGGCCATACGGCTGGAACGCTTAGAACTGCGGCAGGGGGCTGCTGGCCATGGAGGAAGCAGTAGCCTGAGCCATGAAGATACCCTGTCTCTCCTAGAAGGGTTGGTGAGCCGCCGTGAGGCTGCTCTGAAGGAAGACTTGCGCAGGGACACAGTGGCTCGTATCCAG GAAGAACTGGCTACCCTGAGGGCAGAGCATCACCAAGACTCCGAAGACCTCTTCAAGAAGATTGTCCAGGCCTCTCAG GAGTCTGAAGCCCGTGTCCAGCAGCTGAAGACAGAATGGCAAAG CATGACCCAGGAGGCCTTCCAGGAGAGCTCCGAGAAGGAGCTGGGACGGCTGGAAGCCCAACTGGCCAGCCTGCGGCAGGAGCTGGCTGCCCTGACTCTGAAGCAGAACTCAGTGGCAAATGAAGTGGGCTTGCTGCCACAGAAGATCCAGGCTGCCAGGGCTGAT GTGGAATCCCAGTTCCCTGACTGGATCAGTCAGTTCCTTCTTCGAGATAGGGGTGCCCGCAGCGGCCTCCTACAGAGAGACGAGATGCACGCTCAGCTGCAGGAGCTGGAGAACAAGATCCTTGCCAATATAGCTGAGATGCAGGGCAAGTCAGCCAGGGAGGCTGCAGCTTCCCTGGGACAGACACTGCAGAAAGAAGGCGTAGTTGGGGTGACAGAGGAG CAAGTGCACCGGATCGTCAAGCAGGCCCTGCAGCGCTACAGTGAGGACCGGATTGGAATGGTGGACTACGCCCTGGAATCAGGAG GAGCCAGTGTTATCAGCACCCGCTGTTCTGAGACTTACGAGACGAAGACAGCCCTTCTCAGCCTCTTTGGCATCCCCCTGTGGTACCACTCCCAGTCACCTCGAGTCATTCTGCAG CCAGATGTGCACCCAGGCAACTGCTGGGCCTTCCAGGGACCCCAGGGCTTCGCAGTGGTCCGCCTCTCTGCTCGTATTCGCCCCACGGCTGTCACCTTAGAGCACGTGCCCAAGGCCTTGTCACCCAACAGCACTATCTCCAGTGCTCCCAAGGACTTTGCCATCTTT GGCTTCGATGAAGACCTGCAGCAGGAAGGGACACTTCTTGGCACGTTTGCCTACGACCAGGATGGGGAGCCCATCCAGACCTTCTACTTCCAG
- the Sun2 gene encoding SUN domain-containing protein 2 isoform X1, with protein sequence MSRRSQRLTRYSQDDNDGGSSSSGASSVAGSQSTVFKDSPLRTLKRKSSNMKRLSPAPQLGPSSDSHTSYYSESVVRESYIGSPRAVSLARSALLDDHLHSEPYWSGDLRGRRRRGTGGSESSKANGLTTERKASEDFFGSSSGYSSEDDLAGYTDSDQHSSGSGLRSAASRAGSFVWTLVTFPGRLFGLLYWWVGTTWYRLTTAASLLDVFVLTRSRHFSPNLKSFLWFLLLLLLLTGLTYGAWYFYPVGLQTLQPAVASWWAAKESRRQPEVWESRDASPKFQAEQRILSRVHSLERRLEALASEFSSNWQKEAIRLERLELRQGAAGHGGSSSLSHEDTLSLLEGLVSRREAALKEDLRRDTVARIQEELATLRAEHHQDSEDLFKKIVQASQESEARVQQLKTEWQSMTQEAFQESSEKELGRLEAQLASLRQELAALTLKQNSVANEVGLLPQKIQAARADVESQFPDWISQFLLRDRGARSGLLQRDEMHAQLQELENKILANIAEMQGKSAREAAASLGQTLQKEGVVGVTEEQVHRIVKQALQRYSEDRIGMVDYALESGGASVISTRCSETYETKTALLSLFGIPLWYHSQSPRVILQPDVHPGNCWAFQGPQGFAVVRLSARIRPTAVTLEHVPKALSPNSTISSAPKDFAIFGFDEDLQQEGTLLGTFAYDQDGEPIQTFYFQASKMATYQVVELRILTNWGHPEYTCIYRFRVHGEPAH encoded by the exons ATGTCAAGACGAAGCCAGCGCCTCACACGCTACTCCCAGGATGACAACGacggtggcagcagcagcagtggagcgAGCTCCGTGGCAGGAAGCCAGAGCACCGTGTTTAAAGACAGTCCTCTCAG GACTTTGAAGAGGAAATCCAGCAACATGAAACGCCTGTCCCCAGCTCCACAGCTGGGCCCCTCCTCTGACTCCCACACCTCCTACTACAGCGAGTCTGTGGTTCGAGAGTCCTACATAGGCAGCCCCCGGGCTGTGTCCCTAGCCAGGAGCGCCCTACTGGATGACCATCTACACAGTGAACCCTACTGGA GTGGGGACCttcgggggaggaggaggagaggaactgGTGGATCTGAGAGCAGCAAAGCCAATGGGCTCACCACAGAGAGGAAGGCCTCAGAGGACTTTTTCGGCTCTTCCTCAGGCTATTCTTCAGAGGATGACCTTGCAG GCTACACAGACTCAGACCAGCACAGTTCAGGGTCAGGGTTAAGGAGTGCAGCATCTCGGGCCGGCTCCTTTGTCTGGACTCTGGTCACTTTTCCAG GACGCCTCTTTGGTCTTCTCTACTGGTGGGTTGGCACCACCTGGTACCGCCTGACAACTGCTGCCTCCCTCCTGGATGTCTTCGTCTTAACCAG GTCCAGGCACTTCTCGCCGAACCTGAAGAGTTTTCTGTGGTTCCTTCTGCTCTTGCTACTCCTGACGGGTCTGACCTACG GTGCTTGGTATTTTTACCCTGTAGGGCTGCAGACATTGCAACCCGCGGTGGCCTCCTGGTGGGCAGCAAAGGAGAGCAGGAGGCAGCCCGAGGTGTGGGAATCCAGAGATGCCTCCCCGAAATTCCAG GCTGAGCAGCGTATTCTCTCCCGGGTTCATTCTCTGGAGCGGCGCCTGGAAGCTCTTGCTTCTGAGTTTTCCTCCAACTGGCAGAAGGAGGCCATACGGCTGGAACGCTTAGAACTGCGGCAGGGGGCTGCTGGCCATGGAGGAAGCAGTAGCCTGAGCCATGAAGATACCCTGTCTCTCCTAGAAGGGTTGGTGAGCCGCCGTGAGGCTGCTCTGAAGGAAGACTTGCGCAGGGACACAGTGGCTCGTATCCAG GAAGAACTGGCTACCCTGAGGGCAGAGCATCACCAAGACTCCGAAGACCTCTTCAAGAAGATTGTCCAGGCCTCTCAG GAGTCTGAAGCCCGTGTCCAGCAGCTGAAGACAGAATGGCAAAG CATGACCCAGGAGGCCTTCCAGGAGAGCTCCGAGAAGGAGCTGGGACGGCTGGAAGCCCAACTGGCCAGCCTGCGGCAGGAGCTGGCTGCCCTGACTCTGAAGCAGAACTCAGTGGCAAATGAAGTGGGCTTGCTGCCACAGAAGATCCAGGCTGCCAGGGCTGAT GTGGAATCCCAGTTCCCTGACTGGATCAGTCAGTTCCTTCTTCGAGATAGGGGTGCCCGCAGCGGCCTCCTACAGAGAGACGAGATGCACGCTCAGCTGCAGGAGCTGGAGAACAAGATCCTTGCCAATATAGCTGAGATGCAGGGCAAGTCAGCCAGGGAGGCTGCAGCTTCCCTGGGACAGACACTGCAGAAAGAAGGCGTAGTTGGGGTGACAGAGGAG CAAGTGCACCGGATCGTCAAGCAGGCCCTGCAGCGCTACAGTGAGGACCGGATTGGAATGGTGGACTACGCCCTGGAATCAGGAG GAGCCAGTGTTATCAGCACCCGCTGTTCTGAGACTTACGAGACGAAGACAGCCCTTCTCAGCCTCTTTGGCATCCCCCTGTGGTACCACTCCCAGTCACCTCGAGTCATTCTGCAG CCAGATGTGCACCCAGGCAACTGCTGGGCCTTCCAGGGACCCCAGGGCTTCGCAGTGGTCCGCCTCTCTGCTCGTATTCGCCCCACGGCTGTCACCTTAGAGCACGTGCCCAAGGCCTTGTCACCCAACAGCACTATCTCCAGTGCTCCCAAGGACTTTGCCATCTTT GGCTTCGATGAAGACCTGCAGCAGGAAGGGACACTTCTTGGCACGTTTGCCTACGACCAGGATGGGGAGCCCATCCAGACCTTCTACTTCCAG